One stretch of Penaeus vannamei isolate JL-2024 chromosome 7, ASM4276789v1, whole genome shotgun sequence DNA includes these proteins:
- the LOC113812573 gene encoding uncharacterized protein → MVRGILKKFRSRKNACLRILVITVGFMGMVIWALVMGLLLRPNLEASDDRSWGYVSVPQLLLNLGYILCTSVIIYSVKSKTFPSAHDLESVRANVAWLVGLVCVGTAECIALFFLPEFADDRDGSRGMNNRITVLCGLSFIWAIFVAAAAWGLHQRFYTVMMRRMSVIELAKQAKPYPTKDAHSAVFDSSRVHITPLVHGPPPIIINTDASVSPKTYSPADTRTPSRSPHSHVIPYPPNISPTHTPLPTPTGLDSSRPSGQPFPSPQNPGQVGALSPSTNRGAPPLPYGFHSPC, encoded by the exons GTGATATGGGCTCTGGTGATGGGTCTGCTCCTGCGGCCCAATCTGGAAGCGTCCGACGACCGGTCTTGGGGCTACGTGTCCGTCCCGCAGCTGCTGCTCAACCTCGGCTACATCTTGTGCACTTCGGTCATCATCTACAGCGTCAAG TCAAAGACCTTCCCCTCAGCGCACGACCTGGAGAGCGTGCGCGCGAACGTGGCTTGGTTGGTTGGCCTGGTGTGCGTCGGAACGGCAGAGTGCATCGCCCTCTTCTTCCTGCCCGAGTTTGCTGACGATCGCGATGGGAGTCGAGGCATGAATAACCGCATTACCGTGCTGTGCGGTTTAAGTTTCATCTGGGCCATATTCGTAGCGGCCGCGGCGTGGGGTCTGCATCAGAGG TTTTACACGGTGATGATGCGCAGGATGTCCGTGATCGAACTAGCAAAGCAAGCAAAGCCGTATCCGACGAAAGATGCTCACTCCGCTGTGTTCGACTCTTCCCGTGTCCACATCACCCCTCTGGTCCACGGGCCGcctcccatcatcatcaacacggACGCAAGCGTTTCTCCCAAAACCTACTCCCCCGCAGACACACGCACTCCAAGTCGGAGTCCGCACTCACACGTCATTCCTTATCCTCCGAATATATCCCCCACGCACACCCCCCTCCCGACCCCGACGGGCCTCGATTCCAGCAGGCCTTCTGGCCAGCCCTTCCCTTCGCCTCAGAACCCGGGCCAGGTGGGGGCTCTCTCTCCCAGCACGAATCGCGGGGCCCCACCACTACCCTACGGCTTCCACTCCCCCTGTTGA